The following are from one region of the Hymenobacter radiodurans genome:
- a CDS encoding homoserine O-acetyltransferase family protein, with translation MTDYQTFILPAPLQLESGATLLRVQIAYQTYGTLNAARDNVVWACHALTANADVLSWWPGLFGHNCHFDPANHFIVCANIVGSCYGSTGPLTPTESGEPPYHTFPLLTVRDMVAGHEALRQHLGIGQIHTLIGGSLGGQQALEWAIQQPTVFEHLVVLATNAQHSPWGIAFNEAQRLAIFADPTYHSATPTGGQFGLKAARAVALLSYRSYEAYGNTQHEPEEDKITDFRASSYQQYQGDKLVARFNAYTYVALSRAMDSHNVGRSRGGVAAALGRIRARTLVIGITSDVLFPLTEQQLLARYIPGAVYAEMDSGYGHDGFLIETAQITHLLERFYVQTVVQ, from the coding sequence ATGACTGATTATCAGACCTTTATTCTTCCAGCGCCGCTTCAGCTCGAAAGTGGTGCGACTTTGCTTCGGGTGCAGATAGCCTACCAGACCTACGGTACGCTCAATGCCGCCCGCGACAATGTGGTATGGGCGTGTCATGCGCTTACGGCCAACGCCGATGTGCTTAGCTGGTGGCCGGGTTTATTTGGTCATAATTGCCACTTCGATCCGGCAAATCACTTCATTGTATGCGCTAACATCGTGGGCTCTTGTTACGGATCCACCGGCCCGCTTACGCCAACCGAGTCGGGGGAACCACCATACCATACTTTTCCACTGCTTACAGTGCGTGATATGGTAGCGGGGCACGAAGCGTTGCGCCAGCATCTGGGCATAGGTCAGATTCACACGCTGATTGGCGGTTCATTGGGTGGGCAGCAGGCCTTGGAGTGGGCTATTCAGCAACCCACCGTGTTTGAGCATTTGGTTGTGCTGGCTACCAATGCGCAGCACTCGCCCTGGGGTATTGCTTTCAATGAGGCGCAGCGCCTGGCCATCTTCGCCGACCCTACCTATCACTCGGCTACACCGACTGGGGGGCAGTTTGGCTTAAAAGCGGCTCGTGCTGTGGCCCTTCTTAGCTACCGCAGCTACGAGGCCTACGGTAATACGCAGCACGAGCCCGAAGAAGATAAAATTACTGATTTTCGGGCCAGTTCCTATCAACAGTATCAAGGCGACAAGCTGGTGGCGCGCTTCAATGCCTATACCTACGTGGCGCTGTCCAGAGCCATGGACTCGCACAATGTGGGCCGCAGTCGCGGAGGGGTGGCTGCCGCGCTGGGCCGAATACGGGCTCGTACGCTGGTCATCGGCATTACATCGGATGTGTTATTTCCGCTCACGGAGCAGCAGCTTCTAGCCCGCTACATACCTGGTGCTGTTTATGCCGAAATGGATTCTGGTTACGGCCACGATGGCTTTCTGATCGAAACCGCCCAAATCACTCACTTACTCGAACGCTTCTACGTGCAGACGGTTGTGCAGTAA
- a CDS encoding tetratricopeptide repeat protein, producing the protein MSRISAFVFLLISLLFAVPAWAQQSAPAKADAPSKKSEKPDKPRKLSRREKKELSRRAEVEAAQLRVGANLSDRDRDMSESYFVDGVKYVLLEDYNKALERLLKAYALNPTNAAINYKIAETNLLSGNLKDATNFAQAAVKYAPRMPITTCCWRRFILRRSSSTRLHRFIPA; encoded by the coding sequence ATGAGTCGTATTTCTGCCTTTGTTTTTCTGCTGATCAGCCTACTGTTTGCCGTTCCGGCGTGGGCGCAGCAATCTGCGCCTGCCAAAGCGGATGCGCCTAGTAAAAAGTCTGAAAAACCGGATAAGCCACGCAAGCTTAGTCGGCGAGAGAAAAAAGAGCTTAGCCGCCGTGCCGAAGTAGAGGCCGCCCAGCTCCGGGTAGGCGCTAACTTGTCGGACCGCGACCGGGATATGAGTGAGTCTTACTTCGTGGACGGAGTGAAGTATGTGCTGCTGGAAGACTACAACAAAGCGCTGGAGCGCCTGCTGAAAGCGTATGCGCTCAACCCCACCAACGCGGCTATTAATTATAAAATAGCCGAAACCAACCTGCTGAGCGGGAACCTGAAAGACGCGACCAACTTTGCGCAGGCCGCCGTCAAATATGCCCCCAGAATGCCTATTACTACTTGTTGCTGGCGCAGGTTTATACTTCGCAGAAGCAGTTCGACAAGGCTACACAGGTTTATACCAGCCTAA
- a CDS encoding tetratricopeptide repeat protein produces MLLAQVYTSQKQFDKATQVYTSLIKEVPDSDYYLFNLADLYMAQGKLNEALATFEQAEKKFGPLDEVSFKKQQIYLKQNNLEKALQEGEALIKANPEEVRYVLAQAEMYASNNRMPDAIRLSEQALRQDPDNPQARMILADIYRIQGNAVESAKQIKLAFASPALDIDDKVRILVDYIKQLPNPAIEQTALDLAVITTKVHPKEAKAFSVAGDLQTITGHKAAGREAYLQAIQLDDSKFLLWQQVVLIDAELNQTDSLLRHTERALELFPNQAAMWFYNGVAHILDKKPVKGVKSLEYGRKLATDNPELLSQFDTQLGDAYHELKEYAKSDAAYEAALSFDANNAQALNNYSYYLSLRGEKLDKAKEMSGKLVKQFPDNDTYLDTYAWVLYKLKDYQGAKQALEKALKSTTDATVIEHYGDVLFQLGEKDKAVTQWQRAQKAGGASAFIVRKIKDQKLYE; encoded by the coding sequence TTGTTGCTGGCGCAGGTTTATACTTCGCAGAAGCAGTTCGACAAGGCTACACAGGTTTATACCAGCCTAATTAAGGAAGTACCAGATTCCGACTACTACCTGTTCAATCTGGCTGACTTGTATATGGCGCAGGGCAAGTTGAATGAGGCGCTGGCTACCTTTGAGCAAGCGGAGAAGAAATTTGGCCCCCTGGACGAGGTTTCTTTCAAAAAGCAGCAGATTTATCTCAAGCAGAACAATCTGGAAAAAGCTCTCCAGGAAGGGGAGGCTCTGATAAAAGCCAACCCGGAGGAAGTGCGCTACGTGTTAGCACAGGCGGAGATGTATGCTTCCAATAACCGGATGCCCGATGCCATTCGGTTAAGTGAGCAGGCTCTGAGGCAGGACCCCGATAATCCGCAGGCCCGCATGATTCTGGCCGATATATACCGCATACAAGGCAACGCAGTGGAATCGGCCAAGCAGATCAAATTGGCCTTTGCCAGTCCAGCGCTGGACATTGATGATAAGGTGCGCATCCTGGTCGATTATATCAAGCAGCTACCCAACCCAGCAATTGAACAAACAGCCCTTGATTTGGCGGTTATTACTACCAAAGTTCACCCCAAGGAGGCCAAAGCGTTTTCAGTAGCTGGCGATTTACAGACCATTACGGGCCATAAGGCCGCTGGGCGGGAGGCTTATTTGCAGGCCATCCAACTCGATGATTCCAAGTTTCTGCTCTGGCAGCAAGTCGTGCTGATTGATGCAGAGCTAAACCAAACGGATTCATTGTTGCGTCACACCGAGCGTGCCCTAGAATTGTTTCCCAACCAAGCCGCTATGTGGTTTTACAATGGGGTAGCTCATATTTTGGACAAGAAGCCCGTAAAAGGCGTGAAGTCGCTGGAATACGGCCGGAAACTAGCTACCGACAACCCTGAGCTGCTGTCGCAATTTGACACGCAGCTGGGCGATGCTTACCACGAGCTGAAGGAATACGCCAAGTCGGATGCCGCGTATGAGGCAGCATTGAGCTTTGATGCTAACAATGCGCAGGCGCTGAACAATTACAGCTATTATTTATCGTTGAGAGGCGAAAAGCTGGACAAGGCGAAGGAAATGTCAGGCAAACTAGTCAAGCAGTTTCCCGATAACGACACCTATCTGGATACCTACGCCTGGGTATTATACAAACTCAAAGACTATCAAGGGGCCAAGCAAGCGCTAGAAAAAGCCCTAAAATCGACCACCGATGCCACTGTGATCGAGCATTATGGTGATGTGTTATTTCAACTGGGCGAAAAAGACAAGGCCGTGACTCAGTGGCAACGTGCCCAGAAGGCCGGCGGCGCATCAGCGTTCATCGTCCGCAAGATCAAAGACCAAAAATTGTATGAGTAA
- a CDS encoding murein hydrolase activator EnvC family protein — protein sequence MYAKSKRWLCWWLIVLMVAQVAPSVAQQRSKSTATRKAPARKSTTKSKAQLERERLANLRRIREASRILSQTQKQKEASLGQLNALKEKLDVQKGVIRNISSELKYIESDVRQTETQVQQTQQSLEQLKSEYARLIYASSKTANSYNRLMFLFAAESFNQLMLRMRYVRQYSEVRKTQAAQITSVQQRLNRQLTGLTEKKQEKSSLLTTQLAENRNLSTLKVQQDQVVTKLSRQEENLRQELANRQEAVRKLDNLIAQRVREEIARAARVAAAKAAAKAAAERAAAGSSSPGSTARTSPAAEAAATRVDRITLTPEIASISSSFAENRGRMLWPVARGFISQHFGRHAHPVLKNVIVENRGVDIQTSAGEAVRAVSAGKVLTVTSIAGMNNIVMVQHGEYFTVYAKLRSVTVSEGDQVQAKQSIGTVYTNSEGTSELQFQVWRNSSNLNPESWLGQK from the coding sequence ATGTACGCAAAAAGTAAGCGCTGGCTATGCTGGTGGCTGATCGTATTAATGGTAGCGCAAGTAGCTCCATCAGTGGCTCAGCAGCGCAGTAAAAGCACGGCTACGCGCAAAGCCCCTGCCCGGAAAAGCACCACCAAGTCGAAAGCACAGCTGGAGCGCGAGCGCCTAGCTAACCTGCGCCGGATTCGGGAAGCCAGCCGCATTCTGAGTCAGACCCAGAAGCAGAAGGAAGCTTCTCTGGGCCAGCTGAACGCACTCAAAGAAAAGCTGGACGTACAGAAGGGCGTTATCCGCAATATTTCCTCGGAGCTGAAATACATTGAGTCGGATGTGCGGCAGACGGAAACCCAGGTGCAGCAAACGCAGCAAAGCCTGGAGCAGCTGAAGAGCGAATATGCTCGGCTAATTTATGCGTCTTCCAAAACGGCGAATAGCTATAACCGCCTGATGTTTTTGTTTGCGGCCGAGTCGTTCAATCAGCTCATGCTGCGCATGCGCTATGTTCGGCAATACTCGGAGGTGCGGAAGACCCAAGCGGCTCAGATTACGAGCGTGCAGCAGCGCCTCAATCGCCAACTGACGGGCCTGACGGAGAAGAAGCAGGAAAAGAGCAGCTTACTTACTACGCAGTTGGCGGAGAATCGTAACCTCAGTACTCTGAAGGTGCAACAGGACCAAGTGGTTACGAAGCTAAGTCGCCAAGAGGAAAACCTGCGCCAAGAGCTAGCCAATCGTCAGGAAGCCGTTAGAAAGCTTGATAACCTGATTGCGCAACGCGTGCGCGAAGAAATAGCCCGCGCCGCCCGGGTAGCGGCGGCCAAAGCAGCCGCCAAAGCGGCAGCCGAGCGTGCCGCCGCCGGTAGCAGCAGCCCTGGTAGCACAGCTCGTACGAGCCCGGCAGCCGAAGCCGCCGCTACCCGTGTCGACCGCATTACGCTCACGCCTGAGATTGCCAGCATTTCCTCTTCATTTGCCGAGAACAGGGGGCGCATGCTGTGGCCTGTAGCACGCGGATTTATCTCTCAACACTTCGGGCGCCACGCGCATCCAGTGCTCAAAAACGTAATTGTGGAGAACCGTGGCGTCGATATTCAGACGAGCGCCGGAGAAGCAGTGCGCGCTGTTTCGGCCGGTAAAGTGCTTACTGTTACTAGTATAGCAGGGATGAATAACATCGTAATGGTGCAGCACGGCGAATACTTCACGGTGTATGCCAAGCTACGCAGCGTAACGGTAAGTGAGGGTGACCAAGTGCAGGCCAAGCAGTCAATTGGTACCGTGTACACCAATTCGGAGGGCACATCAGAACTACAGTTTCAGGTGTGGCGCAACAGCTCCAACCTGAACCCCGAAAGCTGGCTGGGACAAAAGTAG
- the mscL gene encoding large conductance mechanosensitive channel protein MscL has protein sequence MSVISEFKEFIAKGNVLDLAVGVIIGAAFGKIVTSLTEDILMPILGLATGGVDFKNWFVALDGKSYATIEAAKEAGAATLNFGLFLNAVIYFFIIAFCVFLIVRVANRFRQPTEVVAVEPGPTKDQALLMEIRDSLRRS, from the coding sequence ATGAGCGTAATTTCTGAATTCAAGGAATTTATAGCCAAAGGAAATGTACTCGACCTGGCTGTAGGCGTCATTATCGGCGCGGCTTTCGGCAAAATTGTCACTTCTTTAACGGAAGACATTCTCATGCCTATACTGGGGTTGGCTACGGGCGGCGTCGACTTCAAAAACTGGTTTGTAGCGCTTGATGGCAAGTCGTACGCTACCATTGAAGCCGCGAAGGAAGCAGGTGCCGCGACGCTGAACTTTGGATTGTTTTTGAACGCAGTCATTTACTTCTTCATTATTGCCTTCTGCGTTTTCTTGATTGTGCGCGTTGCGAATCGGTTCCGTCAGCCCACGGAGGTGGTAGCCGTAGAACCTGGCCCAACAAAAGATCAAGCGCTGCTCATGGAAATTCGCGACTCCTTGCGTCGTTCCTAA
- a CDS encoding enoyl-CoA hydratase/isomerase family protein → MTTFDNLLLDLDVASGILTITLNRPTKLNALNSATISDIHGAMQQALDDEQVRGIILTGSGEKAFVAGADIAELAGLNEISGRRFAEQGQDAFALIEDSTKPVIAAVNGFALGGGAELAMACHLRVASENARFGQPEVNLGLIPGYGGTQRLAQLVGKGKALEMMLTGDPIKADEALRFGLVNHVVPQAELLTFCQQLLTRILSKAPLAVGLVIDCVNAFYDSERHGYQTEANSFSRCCGSDDFREGTSAFLDKRPAAFTGN, encoded by the coding sequence ATGACTACTTTCGACAACCTACTTCTCGACCTCGATGTCGCCTCGGGTATTCTGACCATTACCCTAAACAGGCCCACCAAACTCAACGCTTTGAATAGTGCCACCATCAGCGATATTCATGGCGCGATGCAGCAGGCTCTTGATGATGAGCAGGTGCGCGGAATCATTCTGACGGGTAGTGGCGAAAAGGCATTTGTGGCAGGCGCTGATATTGCTGAGTTGGCGGGGCTAAATGAGATTAGTGGTCGTCGCTTCGCTGAGCAGGGGCAAGATGCTTTTGCTCTGATTGAGGACAGTACGAAGCCCGTTATTGCCGCCGTCAATGGCTTTGCTTTGGGTGGCGGTGCTGAGCTAGCTATGGCCTGCCACCTGCGGGTTGCGAGCGAGAATGCTCGTTTTGGCCAGCCTGAGGTGAACCTAGGCTTAATTCCGGGCTACGGCGGCACGCAACGCCTTGCCCAGTTGGTAGGTAAAGGAAAGGCCCTGGAAATGATGCTCACCGGCGACCCTATTAAAGCTGATGAAGCCCTGCGCTTTGGTTTGGTAAATCATGTGGTGCCGCAGGCCGAGCTATTGACTTTTTGCCAGCAACTACTCACGCGTATCCTCAGCAAAGCTCCTTTAGCGGTAGGCTTGGTCATCGACTGCGTGAATGCTTTTTACGACTCCGAGCGCCACGGCTATCAGACAGAGGCCAACTCCTTCAGCCGGTGCTGCGGCTCCGACGACTTCCGTGAGGGCACTAGCGCTTTCCTCGATAAGCGCCCAGCCGCTTTTACGGGAAATTAA
- a CDS encoding DUF4292 domain-containing protein has protein sequence MSNRFLLLFLVATITLGSCARKAVPTKTVIPPTSNAVRANNVEFRYLSAKGKAQIEQNGNKLPNANLTLRIRRDSVIWISVSVAGFEGVRASITQDSVRVLNKLQREYYVGDFAYLSRQLNVPVSFAQVQALLLGNYLPATNGTEPTITTEGAMQRIQYNQASLFIEQLIGMSLGKLQKLSVRDEASKNNLLVDYSDFRALTPTNQSFAHSTVLQVQQANGQNKSSAAINYRNVDVDTERLDFPFSVPSGYVRKK, from the coding sequence ATGAGTAACCGCTTTTTGCTGCTTTTTCTAGTCGCTACTATTACGCTGGGAAGCTGCGCCCGCAAGGCAGTTCCCACCAAAACCGTCATACCACCGACTAGCAATGCAGTTCGGGCCAATAACGTAGAGTTTCGATATCTCTCGGCCAAAGGCAAAGCGCAGATTGAGCAGAATGGTAATAAGCTCCCCAATGCGAACCTGACGCTACGGATCCGTCGCGACAGTGTTATTTGGATATCAGTATCGGTAGCAGGCTTTGAGGGCGTGCGCGCTTCCATTACTCAAGACTCAGTGCGGGTACTTAATAAATTGCAGCGAGAATATTACGTCGGTGATTTTGCCTACTTGAGTCGTCAGCTTAATGTACCGGTTTCCTTTGCACAGGTGCAGGCTTTGCTGCTTGGCAACTACCTTCCTGCCACCAATGGAACTGAGCCCACAATAACGACGGAGGGAGCTATGCAGCGCATACAATACAACCAAGCCAGCTTATTTATTGAGCAGCTTATTGGAATGAGCTTGGGTAAACTCCAAAAGCTTAGCGTGCGTGATGAAGCCAGCAAAAATAATCTGTTGGTTGACTACTCTGACTTTCGTGCGCTAACCCCTACTAATCAGAGTTTTGCTCATAGTACGGTGCTTCAGGTGCAGCAGGCCAACGGTCAGAACAAGTCATCGGCTGCTATTAATTACCGCAACGTGGACGTGGACACCGAGCGGCTAGATTTCCCGTTCTCGGTACCTTCGGGCTATGTACGCAAAAAGTAA
- the dut gene encoding dUTP diphosphatase, whose amino-acid sequence MLIPVINRSTHPLPAYQTAHAAGMDVRAYLSEPITLRPLQRALIPTGLFMEIPVGYEVQVRPRSGLAFKHGIGIVNSPGTIDADYRGELKVLLVNLSDEEFVVQDGERIAQLVVARHETAIWQEADTLSETTRGTGGYGSTGVH is encoded by the coding sequence ATGCTGATTCCTGTTATTAATCGCTCTACGCACCCGCTACCAGCCTATCAGACTGCTCATGCTGCGGGTATGGACGTGCGCGCTTATCTCTCAGAACCCATTACCCTGCGCCCCTTGCAGCGTGCGCTCATTCCAACGGGGCTTTTCATGGAAATTCCGGTGGGCTACGAGGTGCAGGTGCGGCCCCGCAGTGGCCTGGCGTTCAAACACGGTATTGGCATCGTCAATAGTCCAGGTACCATCGATGCTGACTACCGCGGTGAGCTGAAAGTGTTGCTGGTTAACCTCTCAGATGAGGAGTTTGTGGTACAAGACGGCGAACGCATTGCGCAATTAGTGGTAGCCCGCCACGAAACTGCCATTTGGCAGGAAGCCGATACGCTAAGCGAAACCACGCGCGGAACAGGTGGCTACGGTAGCACTGGCGTCCATTAG
- a CDS encoding sugar phosphate nucleotidyltransferase has translation MKIIVPMAGMGKRMRPHTLTVPKPLIPIAGKPIVQRLVEDIAKVCGEQVDEVAFIIGRFGETVEKSLVKIAESVGAKGSIYYQDEPLGTAHAILCAKDSLSGPLVVAFADTLFKADFTLDSSAAGTIWVQRVDDPKPFGVVKLDDQGQITDFVEKPTEFVSDLAIIGIYYFQDGDYLRDELQYLLDNDIKDKGEYQLTNALENMKNKGTTFVPGRVTEWLDCGNKDATVFTNQRYLEYLQERGENLVSASATLTNSIVIPPVYIGENVKITDSVVGPHVSLGNNSNVRQAVVSNSIVQESATVLNTNVTNSMIGNHATVTGVPHDLSLGDYNTLRV, from the coding sequence ATGAAAATCATCGTCCCGATGGCCGGCATGGGCAAGCGCATGCGCCCCCACACTCTCACCGTTCCGAAGCCTCTCATTCCGATTGCAGGCAAGCCCATCGTACAGCGCCTCGTGGAGGACATAGCGAAAGTGTGTGGGGAGCAAGTTGACGAGGTGGCATTTATCATCGGGCGCTTTGGTGAGACGGTTGAGAAAAGTCTGGTTAAAATCGCTGAGTCAGTGGGGGCCAAAGGGTCTATTTATTATCAGGATGAGCCGCTGGGCACCGCTCACGCCATTCTGTGCGCCAAAGATTCACTCAGCGGACCATTGGTGGTGGCTTTTGCCGACACGCTATTTAAGGCTGACTTTACCCTCGATAGCTCCGCTGCGGGCACCATCTGGGTGCAGCGCGTCGATGATCCCAAGCCTTTCGGCGTGGTAAAACTGGACGATCAGGGGCAGATCACGGACTTCGTAGAAAAGCCCACTGAGTTTGTATCAGACCTAGCCATTATTGGCATCTACTACTTCCAAGACGGCGACTATCTGCGCGATGAGCTACAGTATTTGCTCGACAATGATATCAAGGACAAAGGGGAATATCAATTAACCAATGCCCTCGAAAATATGAAGAACAAGGGCACCACGTTTGTGCCTGGCCGCGTAACTGAGTGGCTCGATTGCGGCAATAAGGACGCCACGGTGTTTACCAACCAGCGCTATCTGGAGTATCTGCAGGAGCGCGGCGAAAACTTAGTATCTGCATCAGCTACACTCACCAATTCTATTGTCATTCCGCCAGTGTATATTGGTGAGAATGTGAAAATTACTGATTCAGTGGTTGGCCCGCATGTATCGTTGGGCAACAATTCGAATGTGCGTCAGGCCGTTGTTTCTAACTCAATAGTGCAGGAATCGGCCACAGTATTGAACACCAATGTGACCAATTCTATGATTGGTAATCACGCTACCGTCACCGGTGTACCCCATGATTTGAGCCTTGGCGACTATAACACACTGCGTGTGTGA
- a CDS encoding lipopolysaccharide biosynthesis protein, which translates to MSVAKKLASQTAVYGLSSILGRALTFALVPLYTARFVPGEYGIVTDLYAYVAFLNIVFTYGMETAYFRFANRPGTDRRHLYSQVMSMLLVSSLLLSGFLVLLSGPLADALRYPDRATYIVWLALVLGLDAIVAVPFARLRLENKAKKFAAIRFTNTLVNVGLSLFFIVLCRDVYEGRMLPELRPLVERIYNPELGVGYIFLINLIANALYVPLLWRELLDFRFRLNLAPLRPMLQYAYPLMLMGLAGMVNEVIDRILLKYWLPEGFYPGQSNLTAVGIYGACYKLAIFMSLVIQAFRYAAEPFFFSQAADKNSPATFAVVLKWFTLCCAVIFVVISVFIEDFGLLLRSPEYRTGLAVVPVLLLANLFLGVYYNLSVWFKLTDRTYFGTYISVGGAILTVVLNLLLIPILGYMGSALATLACYFMMAAICWWLGNRYFPIPYPVLRISVWLLVAVGLVAATWFINIENYWLRHAFHLLVCLSFVGGIFLVERADLTRSKPRPQVKQA; encoded by the coding sequence ATGAGCGTCGCCAAAAAGCTGGCCAGCCAAACGGCTGTGTACGGCCTGAGCAGCATATTGGGGCGGGCGCTTACGTTCGCTCTGGTGCCGCTGTACACCGCTCGATTTGTACCCGGTGAGTACGGTATTGTTACGGATCTGTATGCCTATGTGGCTTTCCTGAATATCGTATTCACCTACGGTATGGAAACGGCGTATTTCCGTTTCGCCAATCGTCCGGGCACCGACCGCCGCCACTTGTATAGCCAAGTGATGAGCATGCTACTTGTTAGTAGCCTGTTGCTCAGCGGATTTCTGGTGCTACTATCAGGGCCGTTAGCCGACGCGCTCCGCTACCCCGACCGCGCCACTTATATCGTGTGGCTTGCCTTGGTGCTGGGCCTCGATGCAATTGTGGCTGTGCCATTTGCCCGTCTGCGGCTGGAAAACAAAGCCAAAAAATTTGCTGCCATTCGCTTCACTAATACCTTGGTGAATGTGGGCTTGTCGCTGTTTTTTATCGTTCTCTGCCGCGATGTGTACGAAGGGCGCATGCTTCCTGAGCTACGACCTTTGGTGGAGCGCATTTACAATCCTGAGCTGGGAGTAGGGTATATCTTTTTAATCAACTTGATAGCCAACGCCTTGTACGTTCCCCTGCTCTGGCGTGAGCTGCTAGACTTCCGCTTCCGCCTGAATCTGGCGCCGTTGCGGCCCATGCTGCAATATGCCTACCCGCTTATGCTGATGGGTTTGGCTGGTATGGTAAACGAGGTAATTGACCGAATTCTGCTCAAATACTGGCTCCCCGAAGGCTTTTATCCTGGCCAAAGCAACCTGACCGCCGTGGGGATTTATGGCGCTTGCTATAAGCTGGCCATCTTTATGTCATTGGTTATTCAAGCTTTCCGATACGCAGCCGAGCCTTTCTTTTTTTCTCAGGCTGCGGATAAGAATTCACCGGCTACGTTTGCTGTTGTTCTAAAGTGGTTTACGCTCTGCTGCGCCGTTATTTTCGTGGTTATCAGCGTCTTTATCGAAGACTTTGGCTTATTACTGCGCAGTCCTGAGTACCGAACGGGCTTAGCAGTAGTGCCAGTTTTGCTGCTGGCGAACTTGTTTCTGGGAGTGTATTATAACTTATCCGTCTGGTTTAAGCTCACCGATAGAACCTACTTCGGTACCTATATCAGCGTTGGTGGGGCCATACTCACTGTTGTGCTCAACCTGCTCCTCATTCCGATACTGGGTTATATGGGCAGTGCCCTTGCCACGCTGGCTTGCTACTTTATGATGGCCGCTATCTGCTGGTGGCTGGGCAACCGCTACTTTCCGATTCCTTATCCGGTGCTCCGTATCAGCGTGTGGCTACTAGTGGCTGTTGGGTTGGTTGCCGCTACGTGGTTTATCAACATTGAAAACTACTGGCTACGACACGCTTTTCATTTGTTGGTGTGCCTAAGCTTTGTGGGGGGCATTTTCTTAGTAGAGCGCGCCGACCTGACGCGTAGTAAGCCCCGACCCCAGGTTAAGCAGGCGTAG